In Candidatus Nitrospira nitrosa, the genomic stretch GGACGACAGGTCTCTAGGGCAGACAACGCGTCGGCTGTGGACTGTGCGGTTGCAACGACACGCACATGAGGGTTCTTGGACAGAATCTCCTGTATCCCGTGCAAGACGAACGGTGACGCATCCACCAGTAACACGCGCGTTTGGTCACGAGTTTCCACCGGCAGACTCATGCGTGATGATCGATTCGACGAAAGCGCTTCACCGCCACCATTGAGCTCCGATCTGGCTCTTGACAAAGCAACAGGCAAATACGGGCTGTCAGAACATACGCCACCCGCTTCATTTGCGAGGAGCGAGACCTACTCAACGAGATGTGCCCACCAGTGCGGCAGCAATTCATGTGCCTTGCGTTGGAATAGAAGAAACTCTCGTGAACTGGGTTGAACAACATCACATCCGGCTGAGGAGGCTGAAGTAACAACGAACCATCGCACCAGTAAAGATGGGGAATCCCCGCAAAACGTTACATTGGTTAGGACCAAACCGGAGCTATGGGGCACATTGTCCTTATCGACACAGTGAATCGAAACTGATTCAGTATCGAAATGGATTCAGTATCGAAATGGATTCAGTACCCCATTGCACTCAGAGAGGTGGCCACAGCGACTATTTTCCTGTGATCACATATCCTTTGAGCTTCGTCGTAAGCAGCGCATCTTTCACCCGATCCGGAAGCCCTTTCGGATCGAGAGCTTTTTCAATTGAGATTGAACGTTCTCGTGCTAGATCGATGATGGCTGGCTGATCATGTGATGCGTGCCGCTCATAGAGCATGATGACGGGCCGCAACCGTTCCTGCGGATTACTCTTCAACACCAGTCCAAAGCTGCCGTCGTTCAGTTCAACAAACGATCCGGGAGGAAACACCGTCACCGTGGCAATAAACGGCTCGACCACATCCGGGCCGAATTTATTCTTGAGTTTTGTATACACATAGGACAAGGCCTTGGCTGGTCCCATGTAGCTGGCGGAACGTTGATCGCTGGAGAGGAGGTTATATTCGACAACCGTCCCCACCAGCCTTGCGGTCTTGGCAATGTCGCCGTTGATGAGACGCTTGGGAAACCCGGTGCCGTCGAGATACTCCCGATGTTGGTACACAATCTCGACGACCTCCGGAGCGACGCCTTCAATGGCCTCCAAGATTTCCTTACCGAGCTGCGGATACATGCGAAGCAGTTTGGTCTCGGTCGGAGATAGATCCTCCTCGCTTTTCACGCGAACGGCCAAGGGCACCCGACCCATCCCGATATTGTGGAACAGCCCTCCCATCGCGGCATGTGCTATCTCCTCAGGACTCAGGCCGAGCGTCTTCGCCGTCATCGTGGCCAATGCACTGACATTGAGACTCTGCATCGCCAACTCCTGTCCCGGCTCAGGTCGGCTTTCCGCACAAACCAGGCTGATGGCCACCTCCCCCTGACCGACGACGCCCGTCATGGATGACAGGATTTTTTCAGCCGACCGCAACATATCCGCCTGTCCCGCATTGGCCATAGCCATCATGACCGAGACCTCGTTCGTGGAATCGGTATAGCTACGGAAGTTCTCCTCAATCGCCTTCCGATGATCGAGGGCACTCTGAATTTGCCGGTGCTTTTCCTTCAGAATCGAGGCTTCATCGGCTTCGGCATCCTGCGCCGTCTCCGCATCGATTTCGAACTCACGCACGGGACCGGACGGATTGGTAATGGCTTCCACGACATCGGCATGTGACAGCTCGGGATCGTACAAGAGTTTCGTGAGACGGTGTTTCCGAATGATCGCGATTTCAGTCGGGGAGGAGACCGTAAACACGTTGCGGACGAAGGGATGCTCCATCCAACCGTGATCGATTTTGATATAAAGTCCGAGGCGAAGCAGGACCGG encodes the following:
- a CDS encoding HD-GYP domain-containing protein; translated protein: MPWLPLDPVLLRLGLYIKIDHGWMEHPFVRNVFTVSSPTEIAIIRKHRLTKLLYDPELSHADVVEAITNPSGPVREFEIDAETAQDAEADEASILKEKHRQIQSALDHRKAIEENFRSYTDSTNEVSVMMAMANAGQADMLRSAEKILSSMTGVVGQGEVAISLVCAESRPEPGQELAMQSLNVSALATMTAKTLGLSPEEIAHAAMGGLFHNIGMGRVPLAVRVKSEEDLSPTETKLLRMYPQLGKEILEAIEGVAPEVVEIVYQHREYLDGTGFPKRLINGDIAKTARLVGTVVEYNLLSSDQRSASYMGPAKALSYVYTKLKNKFGPDVVEPFIATVTVFPPGSFVELNDGSFGLVLKSNPQERLRPVIMLYERHASHDQPAIIDLARERSISIEKALDPKGLPDRVKDALLTTKLKGYVITGK